A window of the Oncorhynchus kisutch isolate 150728-3 linkage group LG12, Okis_V2, whole genome shotgun sequence genome harbors these coding sequences:
- the mogs gene encoding mannosyl-oligosaccharide glucosidase isoform X1: MGRQRKRVVTGEADPPPTRKDEKPATLQRKEKKKKLDIGKIFINISIGLCIFSLIWFFYALYMRSSLAKRVVTLHHSPPVLDVNSTSAEVSPERFWGSYRPQVYFGMKTRSPRSVVTGMMWMRQFSEVDVNLRHTCEQGDRLQGYGWLMHDGLSFGVQEIHDSDFTLTTEFVKRMGGEHGGDWTWRITAKQHFSFPQSSAPHAPVISLMFYAAADTQGYLEAHVEERNRLGSITGFSEELGNFKITFRKPVAGESSSAKYASYNYLQTMSPGLERLTDIVRNSLNRRFVYSHPSGEKRQYIAVDTYKPQHQPKSADPRKESDFVLHQVTVQTPFQIEVLFESGSFRDRPNQLSAAAMTEELEKRKAAFDAKFEKTFGLQAKGLGQAQVKFSKAALSNMLGGMGYFYGQSVVQSVYNEYPLLYPEGALFTAVPSRSFFPRGFLWDEGFHQLLLSKWDPQVTREATAHWLDLVNMEGWIPREQILGDEARSKVPAEFVVQHNENANPPTLFLALQKLVEQLQANPDAESSRPTLPFLRRLYPRLQTWFEWYNTTQTGPLPNSYRWRGRDKDTNLFLNPKTLTSGLDDYPRASHPSAEERHVDLHCWMALASGTMASVARLLGEPHQEYERTHQTLSDNTLLDELHWSDQLRSFSDYGNHTQAVSLQQEKVYVPPGQPRHQFPVARLVRSVRRAPKPQFVNALGYISLFPFLLHVLTPDSPKLEHIFRDMRDADKLWTPYGLRSLSRADPLYMKRNTEHDAPYWRGPIWININYLAVRALHHYGNTEGPYQEKAATLYQELRSNIMNNVYRQYAETGYIWEQYNDSTGSGQGSHPFTGWSALTVLIMAEQY, from the exons ATGGGCaggcagaggaagagagtggtGACCGGCGAGGCTGACCCCCCTCCCACAAGGAAAGACGAGAAGCCTGCCACCCTACAACGcaaggagaaaaaaaagaagctcGACATTGGCAAAATCTTCATCAACATCTCCATCGGCCTCTGCATCTTCAGCCTTATCTGGTTCTTCTATGCCCTTTACATGCGTTCCTCGCTGGCCAAACGGGTGGTAACTTTGCACCACTCGCCGCCTGTCCTCGATGTCAACAGCACCAGCGCTGAGGTCTCCCCTGAGAGGTTTTGGGGCTCCTACCGACCCCAGGTCTACTTTGGGATGAAAACCAGGAGCCCAAGATCTGTTGTCACAG GGATGATGTGGATGCGTCAGTTCTCTGAGGTGGACGTGAACCTCAGGCACACGTGCGAGCAGGGCGACAGGCTGCAGGGCTATGGCTGGCTGATGCATGATGGCCTCAGCTTTGGTGTGCAGGAAATCCACGACAGCGACTTTACGCTCACCACAGAGTTTGTCAAGCGGATGGGCGGTGAGCACGGAGGGGACTGGACCTGGAGGATTACAGCCAAGCAGCAT ttcTCCTTCCCCCAGAGTTCGGCTCCCCACGCGCCGGTCATCTCCCTGATGTTCTACGCTGCTGCAGACACCCAGGGTTACCTGGAGGCCCATGTGGAAGAGAGGAACCGTCTAGGTTCCATCACTGGGTTCTCAGAGGAGCTGGGGAATTTCAAGATCACCTTCCGCAAGCCTGTCGCTGGGGAGTCCTCCAGTGCCAAATATGCCAG cTACAACTACCTCCAGACCATGTCGCCAGGCTTGGAGAGGCTGACGGACATTGTGAGGAACAGCTTGAACCGCAGATTCGTCTACAGCCACCCCTCTGGCGAGAAGAGGCAGTACATTGCGGTGGACACCTACAAACCCCAGCACCAGCCGAAATCAGCCGACCCCAGAAAGGAGAGCGACTTTGTCCTGCACCAGGTCACCGTCCAGACGCCCTTCCAGATTGAGGTCCTGTTCGAGTCTGGTAGCTTCCGCGATCGTCCCAACCAGCTGTCAGCGGCGGCCATGACAGAGgagctggagaagaggaaggcgGCGTTCGACGCCAAGTTCGAGAAGACGTTCGGCCTCCAGGCCAAAGGCTTGGGCCAGGCCCAGGTGAAGTTCAGCAAGGCGGCGCTGAGCAACATGCTGGGCGGGATGGGTTACTTCTACGGCCAGTCGGTGGTCCAGTCGGTGTACAATGAGTACCCACTGCTCTACCCCGAGGGTGCCCTGTTCACCGCCGTGCCCTCGCGTTCCTTCTTCCCCCGGGGGTTCCTGTGGGACGAAGGCTTCCACCAGCTGCTGCTCAGCAAGTGGGACCCCCAGGTGACGCGGGAGGCCACGGCTCACTGGTTGGACCTGGTCAATATGGAGGGATGGATTCCCCGGGAGCAGATCCTTGGCGACGAGGCGCGCAGCAAGGTTCCTGCCGAGTTTGTGGTGCAGCACAATGAGAACGCCAACCCGCCCACCCTCTTCTTGGCCCTGCAGAAGCTAGTGGAGCAGCTCCAAGCCAACCCGGACGCAGAGTCCTCACGGCCCACCCTGCCCTTCCTCCGCAGGCTCTACCCCCGGCTCCAGACGTGGTTTGAGTGGTACAACACCACCCAGACAGGCCCGCTGCCCAACTCCTACCGCTGGCGGGGCCGTGACAAGGACACCAACCTCTTCCTCAATCCCAAGACGCTGACATCCGGCCTGGATGACTATCCGCGGGCCTCGCATCCATCAGCTGAGGAGCGCCACGTGGACCTGCACTGCTGGATGGCCCTGGCGTCAGGCACCATGGCCAGTGTAGCCCGGCTGCTGGGAGAGCCACACCAGGAGTACGAGCGCACCCACCAGACGCTCAGCGACAACACACTGCTGGACGAGCTGCACTGGTCAGACCAGCTTCGCTCCTTCAGCGACTATGGAAACCACACGCAGGCGGTGTCGCTGCAGCAGGAGAAGGTGTACGTGCCCCCAGGGCAGCCGAGGCACCAGTTTCCCGTGGCGCGCCTGGTGCGCTCGGTCCGCCGGGCCCCCAAGCCGCAGTTCGTGAATGCTTTGGGCTACATCAGCCTATTCCCCTTCCTGCTGCACGTCCTAACGCCCGACTCGCCCAAGCTAGAGCACATCTTCAGAGACATGAGGGACGCGGACAAGCTGTGGACGCCCTACGGCCTGCGCTCTCTGTCCAGGGCCGACCCACTCTACATGAAACGCAACACGGAGCACGATGCCCCCTACTGGCGGGGCCCCATATGGATCAACATTAACTACCTGGCTGTCAGGGCCCTGCACCACTATGGCAACACTGAGGGGCCATATCAGGAGAAGGCGGCCACCCTCTACCAGGAACTCAGAAGTAATATCATGAACAATGTTTACAGACAGTATGCAGAAACTGGGTATATATGGGAACAGTACAATGACAGCACGGGCAGTGGGCAAGGGAGCCACCCCTTCACCGGCTGGTCGGCACTAACTGTTTTGATAATGGCTGAGCAGTATTGA
- the mogs gene encoding mannosyl-oligosaccharide glucosidase isoform X5: protein MMWMRQFSEVDVNLRHTCEQGDRLQGYGWLMHDGLSFGVQEIHDSDFTLTTEFVKRMGGEHGGDWTWRITAKQHFSFPQSSAPHAPVISLMFYAAADTQGYLEAHVEERNRLGSITGFSEELGNFKITFRKPVAGESSSAKYASYNYLQTMSPGLERLTDIVRNSLNRRFVYSHPSGEKRQYIAVDTYKPQHQPKSADPRKESDFVLHQVTVQTPFQIEVLFESGSFRDRPNQLSAAAMTEELEKRKAAFDAKFEKTFGLQAKGLGQAQVKFSKAALSNMLGGMGYFYGQSVVQSVYNEYPLLYPEGALFTAVPSRSFFPRGFLWDEGFHQLLLSKWDPQVTREATAHWLDLVNMEGWIPREQILGDEARSKVPAEFVVQHNENANPPTLFLALQKLVEQLQANPDAESSRPTLPFLRRLYPRLQTWFEWYNTTQTGPLPNSYRWRGRDKDTNLFLNPKTLTSGLDDYPRASHPSAEERHVDLHCWMALASGTMASVARLLGEPHQEYERTHQTLSDNTLLDELHWSDQLRSFSDYGNHTQAVSLQQEKVYVPPGQPRHQFPVARLVRSVRRAPKPQFVNALGYISLFPFLLHVLTPDSPKLEHIFRDMRDADKLWTPYGLRSLSRADPLYMKRNTEHDAPYWRGPIWININYLAVRALHHYGNTEGPYQEKAATLYQELRSNIMNNVYRQYAETGYIWEQYNDSTGSGQGSHPFTGWSALTVLIMAEQY, encoded by the exons ATGATGTGGATGCGTCAGTTCTCTGAGGTGGACGTGAACCTCAGGCACACGTGCGAGCAGGGCGACAGGCTGCAGGGCTATGGCTGGCTGATGCATGATGGCCTCAGCTTTGGTGTGCAGGAAATCCACGACAGCGACTTTACGCTCACCACAGAGTTTGTCAAGCGGATGGGCGGTGAGCACGGAGGGGACTGGACCTGGAGGATTACAGCCAAGCAGCAT ttcTCCTTCCCCCAGAGTTCGGCTCCCCACGCGCCGGTCATCTCCCTGATGTTCTACGCTGCTGCAGACACCCAGGGTTACCTGGAGGCCCATGTGGAAGAGAGGAACCGTCTAGGTTCCATCACTGGGTTCTCAGAGGAGCTGGGGAATTTCAAGATCACCTTCCGCAAGCCTGTCGCTGGGGAGTCCTCCAGTGCCAAATATGCCAG cTACAACTACCTCCAGACCATGTCGCCAGGCTTGGAGAGGCTGACGGACATTGTGAGGAACAGCTTGAACCGCAGATTCGTCTACAGCCACCCCTCTGGCGAGAAGAGGCAGTACATTGCGGTGGACACCTACAAACCCCAGCACCAGCCGAAATCAGCCGACCCCAGAAAGGAGAGCGACTTTGTCCTGCACCAGGTCACCGTCCAGACGCCCTTCCAGATTGAGGTCCTGTTCGAGTCTGGTAGCTTCCGCGATCGTCCCAACCAGCTGTCAGCGGCGGCCATGACAGAGgagctggagaagaggaaggcgGCGTTCGACGCCAAGTTCGAGAAGACGTTCGGCCTCCAGGCCAAAGGCTTGGGCCAGGCCCAGGTGAAGTTCAGCAAGGCGGCGCTGAGCAACATGCTGGGCGGGATGGGTTACTTCTACGGCCAGTCGGTGGTCCAGTCGGTGTACAATGAGTACCCACTGCTCTACCCCGAGGGTGCCCTGTTCACCGCCGTGCCCTCGCGTTCCTTCTTCCCCCGGGGGTTCCTGTGGGACGAAGGCTTCCACCAGCTGCTGCTCAGCAAGTGGGACCCCCAGGTGACGCGGGAGGCCACGGCTCACTGGTTGGACCTGGTCAATATGGAGGGATGGATTCCCCGGGAGCAGATCCTTGGCGACGAGGCGCGCAGCAAGGTTCCTGCCGAGTTTGTGGTGCAGCACAATGAGAACGCCAACCCGCCCACCCTCTTCTTGGCCCTGCAGAAGCTAGTGGAGCAGCTCCAAGCCAACCCGGACGCAGAGTCCTCACGGCCCACCCTGCCCTTCCTCCGCAGGCTCTACCCCCGGCTCCAGACGTGGTTTGAGTGGTACAACACCACCCAGACAGGCCCGCTGCCCAACTCCTACCGCTGGCGGGGCCGTGACAAGGACACCAACCTCTTCCTCAATCCCAAGACGCTGACATCCGGCCTGGATGACTATCCGCGGGCCTCGCATCCATCAGCTGAGGAGCGCCACGTGGACCTGCACTGCTGGATGGCCCTGGCGTCAGGCACCATGGCCAGTGTAGCCCGGCTGCTGGGAGAGCCACACCAGGAGTACGAGCGCACCCACCAGACGCTCAGCGACAACACACTGCTGGACGAGCTGCACTGGTCAGACCAGCTTCGCTCCTTCAGCGACTATGGAAACCACACGCAGGCGGTGTCGCTGCAGCAGGAGAAGGTGTACGTGCCCCCAGGGCAGCCGAGGCACCAGTTTCCCGTGGCGCGCCTGGTGCGCTCGGTCCGCCGGGCCCCCAAGCCGCAGTTCGTGAATGCTTTGGGCTACATCAGCCTATTCCCCTTCCTGCTGCACGTCCTAACGCCCGACTCGCCCAAGCTAGAGCACATCTTCAGAGACATGAGGGACGCGGACAAGCTGTGGACGCCCTACGGCCTGCGCTCTCTGTCCAGGGCCGACCCACTCTACATGAAACGCAACACGGAGCACGATGCCCCCTACTGGCGGGGCCCCATATGGATCAACATTAACTACCTGGCTGTCAGGGCCCTGCACCACTATGGCAACACTGAGGGGCCATATCAGGAGAAGGCGGCCACCCTCTACCAGGAACTCAGAAGTAATATCATGAACAATGTTTACAGACAGTATGCAGAAACTGGGTATATATGGGAACAGTACAATGACAGCACGGGCAGTGGGCAAGGGAGCCACCCCTTCACCGGCTGGTCGGCACTAACTGTTTTGATAATGGCTGAGCAGTATTGA